In Plasmodium sp. gorilla clade G2 genome assembly, chromosome: 5, one genomic interval encodes:
- a CDS encoding DnaJ protein, putative, which produces MNNDPYLILKVEKNCDIETVKKQFKKLAVIYHPDKLKQNLIKEKSDEKDTIDFVTLIWAYEEILKNIQNQNNNTCISQTYENALSIHRKDLEYIKEENTFIYFCRCGDFFIFNENLCYEYYVIYVCQSCSSSIYLIP; this is translated from the coding sequence ATGAACAACGATCCATATTTAATTTTGAAGGTTGAAAAAAATTGTGATATAGAGACTGTAAAGAAACAGTTTAAGAAACTAGCTGTTATATATCATCCagataaattaaaacaaaatttaataaaagaaaaatcagATGAGAAAGATACTATAGATTTTGTTACCTTAATATGGGCATATGaagaaattttaaaaaatatacaaaatcaaaataataatacatgtaTATCTCAAACATATGAAAATGCTTTAAGTATTCATAGAAAAGatttagaatatataaaagaagaaaatacatTTATCTATTTTTGTAGATGTGgagatttttttatttttaatgagAATTTATGTTATgaatattatgttatatatgtcTGTCAAAGTTGTTCATcatcaatatatttaatcCCATAA
- a CDS encoding mitochondrial inner membrane TIM10 associated protein, putative — MDNQRNMEDAQNALGMMIYQILNNQVRKTCFDKCFGQKFSEQMGKNEQICLAKCMDRMYETHTIVTKASTEISQNLNMDTNF; from the exons ATGGATAATCAAAGAAACATGGAAGATGCTCAAAATGCTTTAGGGATGATGATATATCAGATTTTAaacaat cAAGTAAGAAAGACATGTTTTGATAAATGTTTTGGTCAGAAATTTTCTGAACAGATGGGAAAAAATGAGCAAATTTGTTTAGCAAAATGCATGGACAGAAT gtACGAAACACATACTATTGTAACCAAAGCGTCTACCGAAATTTCccaaaatttaaatatggaTACAAATTTTTAA
- a CDS encoding 50S ribosomal protein L28, apicoplast, putative: MQSKNKIYKLIKYVYILYITIHSNFIFPKVILTQINKNGMNNILKYPNYFYVISLFKKNVMFKNNNNLNKSVTKFALNTKKRHKEALAIRKYRMTGPSSIKKHYGFGAHKRINKVTMLPHKEIKLPIRRCAILGKMDNWNARKISKSGVRTHRIQRLNLINKRIFFEEENRFIKMKVSAKGLKTVKKYGLAYCIKKFNLDFSKKKYDAGYSSRRRKKKTQELNQNNNEDTNIPNENTQENVEEVDKIMDKLNLDDKKIHKDL; this comes from the exons atgcaaagcaaaaataaaatatataaattaataaaatatgtatatatattatatataacaattcaCTCTAACTTTATATTTCCAAAAGTCATATTAACTcag attaataaaaatggaatgaataatatattaaaatatcctaattatttttatg TgatatctttatttaaaaaaaatgtaatgtttaagaataataataatcttaACAAGTCAGTTACTAAATTTGCACtgaatacaaaaaaaaggCACAAAGAAGCTCTAGCG ataagaaaatatagaatGACAGGACCCTCATCCATTAAAAAACATTATGGATTTGGAGCTCATAAAAGAATTAACAAAGTGACTATGTTACCacataaagaaataaaactACCCATAAgaag gTGTGCTATACTTGGAAAAATGGATAATTGGAATGCTCGTAAAATTTCAAAGTCAGGTGTAAGAACTCACCGAATTCAAAGACTCAATTTAATAAacaaaagaatattttttgaGGAAGAAAAtcgttttataaaaatgaaagtaAGTGCCAAAGGATTAAAAACTGTCAAGAAATACGGATTAGCATATTGCATTAAGAAATTCAATTTAGATtttagtaaaaaaaaatacgatGCAGGATATTCATCAAGAaggagaaagaaaaaaacacaagaattaaatcaaaataataatgaagatacAAATATTCCTAATGAAAATACTCAAGAAAATGTTGAAGAAGTTGATAAAATTATGGACAAACTGAATTtggatgataaaaaaatacataaagatttataa
- a CDS encoding 4-diphosphocytidyl-2-C-methyl-D-erythritol kinase, putative, whose amino-acid sequence MNLLLYLKYVLFYFFCTHLFFLHVITKHNLNKEKGYIIKNDYKYKRKRKHNNLKKKAFFIICNNCRTNNNKFYIIFNKKRGENICNVKKKKAFGYLHLNNKDHVEKNNVVNNNKEIEKLLLDVLGDRPNWYDSKYFSPAKINLFLRLKEKKETYNELSTLMHSLNLGDDIFIRALKKEDQNRLRHFLHPCKSGDFLTTVRIEDENRGNETLKEDYKIDEFNRNDKGLFKNMKEDVMIEAHENLAYEYKHYPLNDDNIIIKVLKRYREEFNISDGIRFLIHVNKRIPIFSGVGGGSSNGATVFYFLENNFYKYFKGDPLKENDFLKTIGSDISFFSSSGFAYCSGKGNNVTDLKNIEANIKDKDIYLFKIDDGLSSKLVYKNVDYKKIIQYNPVNLLKCLINKPENDDIIKQIEEQEKNFANTFIPLDNRDNLQNLFVNDLEHSAFYLIKKLQDLKEYLRNQNIFDVVSMSGSGSSLFALSNKKSQTHEISSSFQKEGIKKLINDIKIKFNMNVRVYLCDALRKAHNAWYDPTNLAHEFK is encoded by the coding sequence aaaaaaaaagctttttttataatatgtaataactgtagaacaaataataacaaattttatattatctttaataaaaagagaggtgaaaatatatgtaatgttaaaaaaaagaaagcatttggatatttacatttaaataataaggaTCATGTCGAAAAGAATAAtgttgtaaataataataaagaaatagagaaattattattagatgTATTAGGTGATCGTCCTAATTGGTATGATTCAAAATATTTCTCTCCTgcaaaaattaatttatttttaagattgaaggaaaaaaaagaaacatataaTGAACTATCAACATTAATGCATTCATTAAATTTGGGTgatgatatttttataagagCTTTGAAAAAAGAAGATCAAAATAGATTAAGACATTTTTTACACCCATGCAAATCTGGAGATTTTTTAACAACAGTAAGAATAGAAGATGAAAATAGAGGTAATGAAACATTAAAAGAAGATTATAAAATAGATGAATTTAATAGGAATGATAAAggtttatttaaaaatatgaaagaaGATGTAATGATTGAAGCACATGAAAATTTagcatatgaatataaacaTTACCCtctaaatgatgataatattattattaaggtTTTAAAAAGATATAGAGAAGAATTTAATATAAGTGACGGAATAAGATTCTTAATACatgtaaataaaagaataccAATATTTAGTGGTGTTGGTGGTGGTTCATCTAATGGTGCTAcagttttttatttcttagaaaataatttttataaatattttaaaggtGATcctttaaaagaaaatgactTCTTAAAAACTATAGGAAGTgatatatccttttttagTAGTTCAGGATTTGCTTATTGTAGTGGTAAAGGGAATAATGTAAccgatttaaaaaatattgaagcaaatataaaagacaaagatatatatttatttaaaattgaTGATGGCTTATCATCAAAAttagtatataaaaatgtagactataaaaaaataatacaatataatccagtgaatttattaaaatgtttaataaataaaccagaaaatgatgatataattaaacaaattgaagaacaagaaaaaaattttgcCAACACTTTTATTCCGTTAGATAACAGAGataatttacaaaatttatttgttaatgATTTAGAACATTCagcattttatttaattaaaaagttACAagatttaaaagaatatttaagAAATCAAAATATCTTTGATGTTGTATCCATGAGTGGAAGTGGGTCTTCTCTATTTGCATTATCAAACAAAAAAAGTCAGACCCATGAAATTTCTTCATCGTTTCAAAAAGaaggaattaaaaaattaataaacgatataaagataaaatttaatatgaATGTTAGGGTTTATTTGTGTGATGCTCTGCGAAAAGCTCATAATGCTTGGTACGACCCTACCAATCTAGCACATGAGTTCAAGTGa